The following proteins are co-located in the Rhodococcus opacus B4 genome:
- a CDS encoding amidase — translation MKTELRSPLRDLVEQLAAGSTTPTEVAEAALARIAELDPRIRAWAHLDPDAVRSAAARIQDRGAGGVLWGVPVGVKDLIDVACMPTRCGSELTSAEPAAADADCVARVRALGALPAGKTVTTEFGYFKPGPTRNPRAVDHTPGGSSSGSAAAVAAGMVPLAFGTQTAGSLTRPASFCGVAGFVTAHGSFSTDGITGLSPSLDSLGLLARTVSDLHFAWTALRDGAPAPTLEPSAPRRLRLWSGFELGEVSTEMTAALRKTAATAEASGVSCREVDAAATVVALTEHHHSVMAYEAARERSAEAARPEKISAPLAELFGAGAQTSEADYAGALAGIREMRQRLLSALDEDEAILGPAALGAAPRGHDATGTPVLSRPWQAMGLPVVTIPGKRDSAGLPLGLQLIGRPGAEQRLFETAVWLESVL, via the coding sequence TGGCGGCGGGTTCGACGACGCCGACCGAGGTGGCCGAGGCGGCCCTCGCGCGGATCGCGGAACTCGATCCGAGGATCCGGGCGTGGGCCCACCTCGATCCCGACGCGGTGCGGTCTGCGGCCGCCCGGATCCAGGATCGCGGAGCAGGCGGCGTGCTGTGGGGTGTTCCCGTCGGTGTCAAGGATCTGATCGACGTCGCCTGTATGCCGACGCGCTGCGGCAGTGAGCTGACGAGTGCGGAACCCGCGGCGGCGGACGCCGACTGTGTGGCGCGGGTACGCGCACTCGGTGCGCTCCCGGCCGGCAAGACCGTGACCACCGAGTTCGGCTACTTCAAGCCCGGTCCGACCCGCAATCCGCGCGCCGTGGACCACACCCCCGGTGGGTCGTCGAGCGGATCGGCGGCGGCGGTGGCCGCGGGCATGGTGCCGCTGGCGTTCGGCACGCAGACCGCGGGGTCGTTGACGCGTCCGGCGTCGTTCTGCGGAGTCGCGGGTTTCGTCACCGCCCACGGCAGCTTCTCGACGGACGGCATCACCGGACTGAGCCCCAGCCTCGACTCGCTGGGCCTGCTGGCGCGCACCGTGTCCGACCTCCATTTCGCGTGGACCGCCCTGCGCGACGGCGCCCCTGCGCCCACGCTCGAGCCTTCTGCTCCGCGGCGGCTTCGCCTGTGGAGCGGGTTCGAACTCGGCGAGGTGTCCACCGAGATGACGGCGGCGCTCAGGAAGACCGCCGCCACCGCCGAGGCGTCCGGCGTCTCGTGCCGGGAAGTCGATGCCGCCGCGACCGTCGTCGCGCTGACGGAACACCACCACAGCGTGATGGCGTACGAGGCGGCCCGGGAACGCAGTGCCGAGGCCGCCCGGCCGGAAAAGATCAGCGCACCCCTCGCCGAACTGTTCGGTGCGGGAGCCCAGACGTCCGAGGCGGATTACGCCGGCGCCCTTGCCGGAATCCGCGAGATGCGGCAGCGCCTGCTGTCGGCGCTGGACGAGGACGAGGCCATCCTCGGACCTGCCGCGCTCGGCGCCGCTCCCCGCGGCCACGACGCAACGGGCACGCCCGTGCTGAGCCGACCCTGGCAGGCCATGGGCCTGCCGGTGGTCACGATTCCCGGGAAGCGCGACAGCGCAGGCCTGCCGCTGGGACTGCAACTGATCGGACGTCCCGGCGCCGAACAACGTCTGTTCGAAACGGCCGTGTGGCTGGAATCCGTGCTCTGA